A single region of the Actinomycetota bacterium genome encodes:
- a CDS encoding sigma-70 family RNA polymerase sigma factor yields the protein MDAETRFRLMFDRTNDAVRRYALNRGMTAADAEDLVAEVFTLAWRRLERIPADDPIPWLFAAARNHWRNHLRSRRREREAVVRLRPAEEGGPSSDPSAHLLRSALATLSEADQEVLRLVAWDDLAPRQVAAVLGCSPGAARVRLHRARQRLATALRSNELEEVSDGR from the coding sequence GTGGACGCAGAGACGAGATTCCGGCTGATGTTCGACCGAACGAACGACGCGGTCCGTCGGTACGCGCTGAACCGGGGCATGACGGCAGCCGACGCCGAAGACCTCGTAGCGGAAGTGTTCACGCTCGCGTGGCGACGGCTCGAGCGGATCCCGGCCGACGACCCCATCCCGTGGCTCTTCGCGGCCGCGCGGAACCACTGGAGGAACCATCTCCGCAGCCGGCGACGGGAACGTGAGGCGGTCGTACGCCTTCGGCCCGCCGAAGAGGGAGGGCCGTCGTCCGACCCCTCTGCACATCTCCTCCGCTCGGCGCTCGCGACCCTGTCGGAGGCCGATCAGGAGGTGCTACGGCTCGTTGCGTGGGATGACCTCGCGCCGCGCCAGGTCGCGGCGGTCCTCGGTTGCTCGCCCGGTGCTGCGCGTGTCCGTCTCCACCGGGCGCGACAGCGCCTGGCGACGGCCCTGAGATCGAACGAACTCGAGGAGGTGAGTGATGGTCGATGA